gtgcaaaagttggcttgaaactcaacatcaagaaaacaaagatcatggcatccggccctctcaattcctggcaaatagatggggaagaaatggaggtaatgacagattttattttcctggactccaagatcactgcagatggggactgcagcaaagaaattaaaagactcttgctcctagggagtaaagctatggcaaatctagacagcatcctaaaaagcagagatattaccctgccaacaaaagtgcgtctagtcaaggcaatggtcttcccagttgcaatgtatggctgtgaaagttggcctataaggaaggctgagcttcAAAGAAttgaactctgttgctggagaagactcttgcgagtcccttggactgcaaggcgaacaaaccggtcagtcctagaggagatcagccctgattgctccttagaaggccagatcctgaagatgaaactcagatactttggccacctcatgagaaggaaggactccctggagaagagcctaatgttgggagtgatcgagggcaaaagaagaaggggacgacagagaatgaagtggctggatggagttactgaagcagtcggtgcaagcttaaatggactccggggaatggtagaggacaggaaggcctggaagatcattgtccatgaggtcacgatgggtcagacacgacttcgcaattaacaagaacaacaatgtgATGAAAAACATTTAGACAAACATAGATGTCTTTCGATCACCACAGACATATGTTCTCATATCTGTATAAGCACATTTTGTCAAGTGTtaagtataaatatatatatatgtctttaTGTGACAAATTTATGGCTTTCTGTAGACTTAGCAAAAATAGTTCCTTTAGTTCTCTACTTCAACATTTTTGCTTAATCAGCTGGGTTCCCAGACATTTTTGCTAGACATCCTTCCACACACTAAAAAGTTGGAACTTAGCCAGTAAGCTCAACCCATGCACTCTTCAaatggcatgagctttcatgaactTACTAGCTTGCCTATCAGCGACTCGAGCCAGGAATGGGAAAAGGCAACTTGGTCTAGACACAGTGAGTGGCTGAGAACAGGAGCACAtcagcaggaggaggggaaaaagcaagaagaagcaaaaagagaacaaaaaatgaaaggaacattTTTCACCCACACTATGTAATACTAAGTTCTGAAGGAGGGAGCGAAGGCTCAAGAGCCCTGTTTCATCAACTCTCCCAATTCAAACCTCAGCCCGGGTCCTGTTGAGAAATACATCATGTAAATTAGCTAATTTTGTCAACCTTTGTGTTAAAGTGTTTCTGCATTAAAAACTTATTCATGCATTCAAAATTACAGAGGTCTAATGAAAATATATTGCCATTTTAAAGTCTTCTGTTCTCTGGAGGCATCATAACCACACTTCATGCGTGAAGGGGGTGGCTTGTCACTGAaagcctgccccctcccaagtTGGCATGAACAGCTGCCGCTTGCAGTGCAGCCAACAGGATGGTTGGAGAAAATGGGAGTGGACCAAATGGGGGGCGTGGTTGACCATGCTGTATTGACTGCATGCTAATAAAGAGAAGCTGGGCAGCAAAAGCTGCTGAGACCACAAGTGGCACATGCTCAAGACTCTTCCAGGCATTCTCACCACTATTACCAGCCCTGCCTCTCTTTACAAGATCACTGCCTTGTCTAGGCTATTTGGGGAGCAAGCAAAACAAAGTGGCACAGCTCTTTTAATCCCCTCATGCCCTGTTCATTTTCTGGATTAATTAATGCCAGGCTGATTCTTTAAATACATTTAATATAAGGGATATATTTTTCCCATCCTCTCTAAAGCGATTCACGCATTGCGATGACGACCATTTTAGATTCTCTTGCGATGCCTGCACCATACTGAACATGTTAGCTGGCCTCACTCTGAAAGCCTTGGAGAGGCAAGATGATGTTAGTTATCCATTGCTGGAGGTCACTTCATAGGCCAGTGCACAAGCAGCAGGCAGCTTTCACTGAAGTTGCCTTGCAGCAGTTGTCTGTTTTGATCTGAGGACAAAGAAATCCACTTCTTCTGCCACTTAGTCAATGCCAGAGTCTGCTAGCTCAACTTCACTTCCACCTTGATCCGCCCCTGTGTTTGTAGGATTCACCTTATGGCTGGACGACTTCCTGTGGGGACTGAGCGGGAGGCAGTGTCTGCTGAAATGGAAAATATCTTCATAGAGAACCTCAGATATGCTGCTGACATCCTGGCTCAGGTAGGGGTTGGATGTATCCAGTCATATAGCTGCATTTGTTATGTTAGCAAAGGGAGTCAAGGCAAGGACCCCATGAAAATTGGTTTCATAGGTTAATAAGAGCCCTCCTGAAAACCAGCCCCAATGGAAGAGAAGTCCTAAATGGTCCAAGACTGGCTTGGAGAAGATCCAACCCAGTTGTTAATTAACTACAGACAGGCCACTGTAGGTGTGGGCACACAGAGGAGGAATGCTGATTAGGGTTTGGAAAAGAGGGCAAAGAGGAAAAGACTCATGGAGAGGAGGAAAAGTCCATTGCCAATTTTTCTGGTCTTTGGCAAATTAATAGGACTGCATACTTGGTGTtttttttatgtggaacacatctactgctgTACTCCCTATAACAGAAATGATAACGGATGTGACGTCTGTAGTCTGGCCTTAGGGAGTGCACCAATAGATGGTGGCGGCAGCAACAACAGAGCAGGgaggctcagagctgggcctcaTAAGGTGCTCTCCTGTGGCGCTACTCATCTTCCCAGGCTGGTCCTACCCTCAGGAAAGCAGGACCAGCCTTGGAAGAGGAGAGCCGCAGCTGACAGCGGCAGAGCAGAGACTCAGCTCTGAGCCTTGCTGGGTGCTCTGCCGCTGTCAGCTGCAGCTCTCCTCTTCCAAGGCTGGTCCTGCTTTCCTGAGGGTGGGACCACTGGAGCTCCGAAGGAGCCCTGCAACTTTGGGCAGAGGGCTGCAGAACACGGCAGCCCTCCTGCAAGAGGtaaggtgagtgtgtgtgtgtgtgtgtgtgtgtgtgtgtgtgtgtgtgtgtgtgtgtgtgtgtgtgtgtgtgtgggaagcagTCTGTATGTGCATGAGTGTCTGAGAGGTTGggaggagggaccaggaaggaaagTATGGGGAGAGGCATAGTGGGAGTGGGAGGAGTCTGTGCCTGCCtgtgtcagagagggaggggggagggaccaggaaggagagggaagggggagaggtaaGTCAGGAGTGTGGGGGGAGGAGtctatgtctctgtgtgtttACGTGTTTGTGTGACAGAGGAAGGGGGCCAAGATCAgggagccccagagcaggtatgtgttctacataccctgtgatagtcagactctcactagatttatttctgtctgggtttGCAGCAAAATCTGATTGGGTTACTGGAGCCTATTAACAGTCGGATTACTGATCCCTGCTACTTCTTGACCACCCCTCATCAAGGTAAGCCAAGGCTTAAGGTTTCCCCTTAAGAGGCAGGGAGGTTTCTTTTAAAAGATGTTCCAGGACTGAAAAATAGTTGCTGGGCCACTGAGACCCAGTAAGATAAGAAAGGTAGATGATTCTATTTCTGAATCAGTACTGGTGATACTAGTTTCCTGTGTTCCTTCAGCTGCTGCCATCTTGAAGAAAGTGGGAAGTCCTAACTTGAAGCTGCAGTTGGTGAGTCCTGCATTTGAAGAGTAGCTCCTAAGGTGCTTCCTAGTTTTGTACATTAGCTGTAGCCAGTGTCACAGGCTCAGAGTAATTAGCTGACTGGCACAGCATATGGCCCATAACCAGAGGCCAAGGGAGACACTGTATTTTGGCAGGTAAACAGCTTGGAATACCTGTGCTGACCTTGGGCTAAAGAGTTGTAAATTCTGGTATGTGCTCCACAGGACATTTTCCATTGCCAAATCATGGATGGGAACCTGACTCGGAACCTGGAAACATATTTCCCAATTCTTGGTAAGAACGAGAACGTGGAGTTGAATGCCTAGAAATCATTTTACAAGTTCATTCTTCAGGTCGTATGTTTATAGTCAGTGCCCTCTTCAAAATTGGATGCCTTGGTGCAATGGGGGCATTTAAATAAAAAGACTAGTGGTAGGCCTAACTGCAATAGGATTTCGGACATGGACGAAAAATGCTGTCcataaaaggatcaggcaggatgCTAAATCCAGTCACTCCTTCATTTCTGACTGATGTCTTCCTCGGCAGGACATGTCCAGATTGCTCAGGTACCTGCACGGCATGAGCCTGACAGCCCTGGAGAACTGGACTTTCCCTACCTCTTCCAGCTTCTGGAGTCAATGGGTTACAGTGGTTATATCGGATGTGAATATGCTCCTAGAGGTGAGCCTGCCTTTGTCCTAGATGGAGAGCTTTAGCCAGCGTTGAACTCACAAGGAGCCACTCTCCTTGCCAGGACCTCTCAGTGCGGACAGTGGCAACCCAGCCATGGCTTCCTCACCTCATGGGCATGGGCTTTACTGGTGCTCAGCCTGAGGCAGCTTTAAGGTTACCTAAGGGTTTTTTATGGGCCCTGACTCTTGCCTGCAGTTTTGTTTCATGAACGCTTCTCTTGTAGGAGACACAGTGAAGGGGCTCGACTGGCTGCGTTCATACTGGAAGAGTCATGGTCTGCATAGTGGTGGAAGCTGAAGGGTTATGCTCAGGGGCTGAGAAATGAAAATAAAGTGCATCAAAGACTGAATGAAAAATGTTGCTTTGTTATATTGTGCCTCCCTGTGGGTACACGGCTGTAACAGGCTGTTGTTGTCTTCTAATAAAGTGGCTCTGCTGGTATATTTAGTACCACTGAGATCCCAGAACTGCTAAAGCTCTACTCCCATGTCACTTCATGCATGTGAACAGATGGTATTCCTTACTCACAGTTCTCCTTGTAAGAGGTACTCTCTGCCTTGCTCTTTTGGAGTGTAGTTTTGTCTGCaacggctctcccccccccttcttaattACAATTATAAGGGCTAACCTCTGTAGGAGTGAAAAATTAAGTTTTCACTGGTAGACAATACTACAAGCTTGCCTTTGCTTGCTATAAAGAATGGAAACTATTTGttacaaagggaggaaggaaaatccCTGTCTCCAGACTAAGCTCTTTAGTGCCACCTAGCGGCCCCCATATGAGAGTCTCTGTATTCCAAGGGGCATCCAGAAACACTCTAATTTTCAGATGAGACTTCATGCTGCTCAGTTATGTTGCTGCTTGAATTTATTAAATTCACCCACAATCCTACCTTGGGGGAACACAGCATCTATTGCTGAACACCTCAAGGCCTTGGGCTCCAGCATAAGAATCTGGTTGATCTTAATGATATAACTCATCCATGCCTGAACCAGCTACTTTGGAGAATTAATTAGCATCGCCTGCAAGAATGGGGTAGGAATCGGGCAGCGATCCCATCCACCAAATCCACTCCAATCCTAGAGGCACGCAGGTGGGAACAAGTTCTGCTTTTCCTCTAAGGACAAATGCAGCAGTTTGTGGCAGAAGCTGACAATGCGTTTTACAAGTAATTATCTGCTTTATTTAATTTACTGTACATTCACCTCATATAAAACAGTCCCATTATTGTGCCATACCCTCCCACTgctaaccctgccccccccccagtcactctAAAAGGCGGGGCCAACTCTGCCCCACTCCATCAGTCTCTTGTCCTGATTCCGGAGAGCCTAAAGGCAGACGCCTAGCACTGACCAAGCCAAGGATGGCCTTGCCCACCCAATGAGCCTCACTGAGTGGTTGGCTTGTGAAGGTGTGAaatcctcccttcctgcccagcaggGCAGTCTGTGCTTCAGAACCTCCCACTCCCATCGTGATTCCATACAACTCAGCCAGAATCCTTCAAAAGGGTCTGTCCTCCTAGCTGGCTAATTGTAGGCTCATGTTCCTCGCAGTCCATCCTCCTGCCACCATAAGCCTTCTCCGTTGTTCCAGCCCCACTGTTGCTGGGGCTGTACCACATGCCCCAAATGAGAGGGACCAGCCAATACTACAGCAGCCCTGTCCAGAGGTTGAAGCAAGCTGTGTTTATGACAGATTCCAGATGGTGGTATGTGGACACCAGCTGAGGCAATGGGCTTTCGCTGTTCTGGGGTTGCACTGGAAATGGCTCCCGAAAAACCACTGTCAGACTCTGCAACAGAAGATTGTGGGGTTATTAGCTgcttttatagcccacctttctcaccagGAAGGCGGATTACAAATATGAGATGAACTGTTAAGTCAATCAGCAAGCATATTATGTAATATGATAAAAACACAAATCTAACAATAAAGATTCCTAGGAGAACAGACTAATGCAGTGGGGCTGAACAGGTTACAGGTCCATGAAAGTCTATAGTTAGTAAGTGAATGAAAATATAATAATTCAGTCCAACAAGAAGGATTCTTAATAATACTGTGGGATTGGGAATGAAGAattggcaaaacaaacaaaaatatttaaggCAATGGAATAACCAATGCAGGTAACATTATCCTGCATATAAAACAAATCTAACAGCGAGATTGTTAACAAGACAAAATAATGAAATAGGACTGGGAATTGGAGAACTGTTCAGGGCAACACAACAAATAGCAAGGAAAGTTTTTTTCTTTATATAAGTCGCCTCCTGAGCTGATACATTATATGTAGTTCTgaacaactctgttttgcacattctgGGAAACAATCGGTTCTCAGCATCTGCTATTGTGTCTCGTATGCTGACCAGTAAAGTCCCAGGGTTGTCTTTTTTCAGCAGCATCTTTTAGAGATGAATTTTCAATAATAATTCTTGCAGTCCACACTGGGCAATTGTGCAACACGGAAGTGCAGAACTATTCATCAATGGCAGCAGCTCCTCAAACTCCAGTCGGAAAGTGGGCAGCTTCTGCTTGTGGTCAACTGGCTTAAGTGCCAGAAACTTGTCTCCCAGTGTGCTGGGAAGTGCTTTTCATGAGCACTTGGCAAAATCTTAAATGTCTGTCACTGTTTCCCCTTTGAACAGACAGCACGTGCAAGCAATGTTTCTTACCGTTTTTCCTGAATGGGAATCAAGAAATACAAGAACAAAGCAGTCTGTGAATTTCTGATTCAGCACGACCTGCAAAGAGAGGGCAACAGTGCTGCCTCAGGAGAGAGTCCCCACACTACAGCAGTAAGCAAAAGGAAGCAAGGAACCATCATTTGACCTGCTGGGAAAATCAGGGATGATAGGAAGGTAAAAAACACTCCATAGTACAGATACTACAGAATGACTAGAAATCTCCTAATAACTGATGCACCCAAAATGAAATTCTGTTAAGTGGGATCAACTCTAATAACGGGTTGAAGAACCATCTTCCCTGGAGGGCTTGGAGTGACAAGGAGGACATAAACTCGGTAAGGATACTGCAGAATGTAGTCTCCTAACAGCCCACACTCTCAAACGGAAAAGATAATCTGTTAAGTGGGATCAGTTTCTCTTCCCTGGAGGGCTACTGGGCAGGGTTCTGTTTCTGACTGGCTTGTCTCTAGGATCTCTCAGTCGGGGTGGCCTAATTAGGAGGCAGAGACCCAGCAGGACAAAAGGCTGCTGGAAATCATTACCAGATACTGGGTGCCAGCATCTGTGTTCTGGAAGTGGCGGCAGCTCTGTGGGAAACGACTCAGAAGCACCTTGATGAGACTCTGGTACCAGGAAACAGTCATGGTGAGAAAGCAGCTCTGCCAGGGACAGAAAAGAAGGAAGCTGTTGAGTTTGCGGATGACCCCCATGGAGTGTTTCAAAACAGCATTCCTTCCCACTGGCCATAGGATCTGCTGAACGTGACCAAAGCATAAACGGGTCTGACCCAGCCCAGCCACTCACCAGCTGGGGATCGATGTCTCCAATGGACTTTCTGTGCACAGCATCCAGCAGCTCCTCCAGTTCGGCCAGGGAGAGCTTGCCCATCTTGAGCTTGTCAGAGGCAAGGGGCTCAAGAAGGAAGAGCCGCTTCCAGAGGTTGTCACGGCGACAATGACACTTGGCAAGCTGCACCATGTCGCTGAGCTGCTTCTGGGCGGCAGCAACCTCTGAGgcgaggagtgggaagaggggggatgTGTAGAAGAGGCCAGGGCCCACCTTGACCTGGGGCCCTCCTGCATAGAACTCGCCACTgttctccacctcctcccagggCTCTGGCACTTCCTTTCGCTGCCAtccatcctctgctgtctcccaaGCGGCACGTCCCACAACTGGCTCTAGTGACTCCCGCGGCAGGCGTGGCAGCTTTTTGAAACGCCGCATATCAGCAGTTAATCTTGGGAACAGTTCCCGCTGGCTTGTCATGATCACATAGAAGTTCAGCCTAGGACAGGGAGGGAATACAAGGTTGCCATTGCAGCTGCTTCCTCCCCAAGCAACTCCTCCAAATAGAAGCCCTTTCCCTCAACCTCTACCCATAAGTGACCTAGACTGCTACGTAGCGTAGCCAAAACAGTGATGTGTCTCATACTGCTCTCCCAAGCGGGCATACTTCTGCCAGCCATTGTCCAATTCTCACCGTAGCATGTGTCGCTCAGCCTCGCTCTGCTCCTCAAAGGGTGCTGCGCTGTGGCACACAAGCAGTGAGACATCAAAGTCGTCATGGTGACGTAGACCCTCAGAATCCTTATAGGAGCCAGAACTGTAAGCACAGAGTGGTGTAAGGGAATCTCCATGTGGTAAATGGGTtaaggaggggagtgggggaggagacAGATGCAGTTTTTTCAGCCCACTGCAGCCAGTAGTTCAAATGAACTAAAAGCGTGACAGACAAATCCAACATATACTTTTGCCTCTTGTAAGCGAACAAATCCACCAACTATAAATATACATATGGCCTGAATCATCACAAATACAGAATCGTAACGTGCTTCAGACAGCCTTTGGGGTCATGGATATGTGATAGCACCATTGCCGCATTATCGATTTTGAACCAAAGACATCGAATGAGTTTGGAGTAGCAGAATGTCAAACGTATTTGAACCCCCACCACCATCTGAGTGATGTAGGAGTCCTTTTATGTTGGTTTTCCTGGTCAGATGTACTTATTGCACAACTAATATCTCCACCCTATAATTCATTTGTGTACTATAGTTGAGTCTCTATATGTTGGCTTTCTGTGAATTCTGGCAATGATCTTCAAAAACATGGCAATTAGGAAGTCTGCTATTGGCAGTGTCTGCCTTCTGTGCCGGAAAAAATGTATGCACACTTATTTGTTTTGTGCAAGGGGAGTGCTGTGCATTAGAATTTTCCTATTCTGAATAGTCAAACCTCCTCCCTGTAGTGAATGCCTAAATCTAGCTTTAGGGAAGCAAATACTTTACAGGAATACAAATTTCAGGATAAAATGATACAAAACTCATTTCATTAGATAGTGAATATGGAAGTGAGAATAGGGATGTTatcatgaaccagctcatgatgCTAAATTCTTCAGGAGTTTGTGActctccacatatttcccaaaCCTTTAGTCCAGTTTGGGGCCATTTAAACACAGCAGTTGAGCAAGGCGGTCAGCCCATCAGCCATATGGTTGAAATGGCTGCGAACCATTTCAACTATGATACCTTGTTTTGATTTCCCAACCCTTCCAAGAAGTGGGAGTGAAACAGAACActaaaatggctgtcagccatttcagcctaacagcctaATGAGTTCACCCGCCATGTTGTAAGGTTGAAATGGCTGctaccatttaaacctaacagctgacagtTGGATTTTGCTCCCTTtgcttacaagcagggggaaacaaaactgattgctgaaatggcttgcagccattttagcagtgTGTTTCACGTCCTCCTCATTAGCAAGAAATCAGTTGAGTCATTTTAGTAGGGTTCAGGTCTTTAGTTTGGGAGTACtctgaactggaattttctggttcatgcccatcccgaATGGTAAGTGTCTCATATTGAGGACTGGACAGTAAAGGACTGCAGCCAGAAAGCCCAGAAGACACAGTCATGGGCCTAATATATAGGCTGTCAAAAATCAATCTTGCCTATGCTGTAACAGGAGTGCCAGTGGAGAATGAATCACATGATAAGACATGAATGAGGTCTCCTCAAGAAGATAATAAGATTGCTGCTTCTGTGGAGGCAGCTCCTTGTAAGAATGTGACTAGAAGCAGCA
The nucleotide sequence above comes from Paroedura picta isolate Pp20150507F chromosome 4, Ppicta_v3.0, whole genome shotgun sequence. Encoded proteins:
- the HYI gene encoding putative hydroxypyruvate isomerase isoform X1; the protein is MAPLRFAANLAWMFQEQPTLPQRIEAAARAGFAAAELGFPYACSAPELRAAAERAGLELVLLNTPPGNAEKGDRGLGAVPGRQREFREALALAVQYAKTLQCPRIHLMAGRLPVGTEREAVSAEMENIFIENLRYAADILAQQNLIGLLEPINSRITDPCYFLTTPHQAAAILKKVGSPNLKLQLDIFHCQIMDGNLTRNLETYFPILGHVQIAQVPARHEPDSPGELDFPYLFQLLESMGYSGYIGCEYAPRDSTCKQCFLPFFLNGNQEIQEQSSL
- the HYI gene encoding putative hydroxypyruvate isomerase isoform X2; translation: MAPLRFAANLAWMFQEQPTLPQRIEAAARAGFAAAELGFPYACSAPELRAAAERAGLELVLLNTPPGNAEKGDRGLGAVPGRQREFREALALAVQYAKTLQCPRIHLMAGRLPVGTEREAVSAEMENIFIENLRYAADILAQQNLIGLLEPINSRITDPCYFLTTPHQAAAILKKVGSPNLKLQLDIFHCQIMDGNLTRNLETYFPILGHVQIAQVPARHEPDSPGELDFPYLFQLLESMGYSGYIGCEYAPRGDTVKGLDWLRSYWKSHGLHSGGS